The window CATAGTCCCTGGCGTGGACGTCGGGATCAGCGTTGCGCCCGGACGAGGCCGACACCGCCAGCCGCTGACCGATGGTGGCCGGGGCCCAGTAATTGGTATAAGCCCTCCGTCCGGCGATGGCAGCTGCTAACCTTAACGGTTGCATATTATTCCCCAAAGTTGCCGCTTCGCTGAGATGATTACGATGACAATGTCCTGTCAgtcttatttttttctcggaCAATACAACACGACAACATACACTCTCGAAGAAAAGGGACCGAGTGGTACTTTCTGGAGAGGAGGAGATGGTGCGGAGGAGGACACGTATGAGGGTTTCCCACGTGGCGAGAGGAGACGGTGTGTCCAATTGTTGACGGTGTATGCTGACGTGTCGCTTTCTGGTCTCGTCTTTTGATTTCTGGGGAAGTGAGGAGAACCTGCTAGAACCCAAGTGGGTTAGTGTGGGGTGGGCTTTTGTCTCGGTGCAGGACTTCTAGTGAACTCCTCACTTTATCCTAGATGGTTCTAgcattctaattttttttaattttcggaTAATAAGAATGTTtcgtacaataaaataaaaattttaataattaataaaagaatatgatAGGTATTGTATGTGAAAATTAAGTTTGTATCCTTTTAATTAAATGCGAGCGTGTATTATCACATTACATCTTGTTTCTCAATCCTTCATGATGGTAATACGTATATATAaggaataaagaaaaagaaaaggaagaaaaaaggcACAACCTTCTATCAATATACTTTTCGGTGTCATTATGAGACCAGATAGATTTTTTATTGGAATAAATTAATTCCGGTTATCAATTCGtcaatttagaaaaaaatttgacattGAGAATTCGGTTTACTATTCTTGTGGTTTGACTTCATAGATTTGAACTATTTTTAGCAAAGGTCATGTTTAGTTTtggaacaatttttttattctactCTACTTTAACTCCActcatcttcaattcaataatagaattattactttttcattttttaattttttatcttaattaccattcaatttaatttttaatattaaattctttcaattattcattacttttttttttacaatttaacatcacaattattattttcttttaactattcattaccgTAAACACAATCATCACTTTTTTGTTCTCTCTCCACCTATTATTACAaccaaatataaatataaatatatctatatacatagttagaatttaactcaactccattttcAAATAAGATTTTAATCTCGTATATGAGATGAGGCTAAAGAAAAATCCCGTATATGAGAAGATTGTGACTAGACAAAATTAGGCACATACGTAGATAATGCTCACCGAGCTTTTTAGCTTATAATTTTAGACTGACCAAGGATATTCTCCACTTGTATGGTAATTGGATATTTGCTCATCTTCATGTATAGTTAGTTATTgagtattttgaaattttgtttctATTTTCAAAAACTCAACAAGAAATGAAATCAATTTGAACTTTcagaaaagaaattgaattatttttttctaggACAAGGATTGCCTCTTGACCTAATTAGGGGATAGGAAATACGGAAATAGATGGACATGAGAAATTATTTGTAAGAATCGAATCTAAAGATTTTTTATTCTCTAATCAGAGAATTCGATACTTAACTGGTATGAATATGTATTTCTAAAACCAATACAAAAATTGTTAAAAAGTTAtaaactcatatatatatatttatcaattgATCTTCGATAATGATGGAAGAGTTTTCTCAGCAATTTATAGAGTTGAGAGTACATTAAATATAACTTTGTGGCGGCACCAATTGGCTTTTCCTTATAGATGAGCAATGCCCAATATATAGTGGACGGAACTTATATAAGATTATaaagctaaataaataaataagtaagtAAAATGAGAAAGACATTATTTTGGTTCCTCTGCTCTTAGAATTTCAATCGGAAAAAGACATAAAAAAGGAGTAAAAGAGAAAGTAGGTACATGATAAAGTTGGTCGTAATTTTATAATGTTGGGGTCTACAAATTATAGGGATCGGAAGTAGTTGGCTTTTGGATCTTTCTATCGACATCTCCATAGTCTATTGTTGTGTATTGCCCAAGCAAAacacaaattatttttcaaaattaattaaagcaCTAAGCATAACTTATTGAGACACTTTAATATATCCTCCCCTTTATCATTGTATATCTACTACCAAAAAAAGACCACCTTATGGTCCACGAAATGTTATAAGAAAACATCAAATAAGTTACTTTGGACAATATAATAACGAATAGATGATTCTGTATATCTATTAGTGTCAACCGTATCAAACGTATCCAACAAAGATAAAAGATCCATCGAAATATACATATCATAGACCattgatattctatttctCTATTCAAGATAAATATTCATAGATGAAATTTCTCTTATGGATTGATTCCATTTTTCTATATTCATGCACCATTCTTGTTAAGAATAatgtttagaaaaaaaaaacatatcaTTACACCTCAAACTATTAGTAGAGTCTTAAGACCTcgaagaaaaaagtaaaaacaatTCCACTCATTTAAGGGATAATAATAAATGGAAAGATGGaccaaaataaatttatactcGTTAGAGTATCAACACGAGAACTGACAAGACAAGAAACCCAACAacatagaaagaaaaataaaagaaatagagAAAAGTTCCTGTTTTCAATTTTCTGAAGAACATTCTTTCATTGATCTTCAGTTCCTTCATTTACAGCTTCATCATTCGATTTGATTCCATCGAATTCCGAGCCAAAAAAAGGATCACCAAAATGAACCCAGAAGTATTGGAGATTGCTTCATCATCGGTAATCTTTTTATGCAGAAACAGAGCCACAGGACAGAGCCATCAAGAGTATAGcagcttcctcttcctccctcAGCTTCCACCTCTGTTTCCCTCTGCTGTTACTGCTGCTACTGTTACTATCCTCGGACGTCTTCTTCGATACCCGATTCTCCGAGCCGAGCAATCCCCGGTTCCTCTTCCTGTATTTGATCCCGCACGCATTGCACAGTGACTGAAAAACCACAGCACCATCACCGAACAATATCGATCAGGAAACCAATAGAACAGAAAAGGGATTGATAGATTGATCGATCGGGATGAAAGCAATACTAATACGTACCCGAGGCCCGGCAGGCCCGCCTCTCCACATCGGTGTCTTCGTGGTGTGGCACTCGACGCACTCCGGCACTTGGgtgttcttcatcttcttcttcttggagTCTGATCAGTGATCAATAACAGATGATGTCCTAATTTTGCTGCCCCGAGGTTGATGGACGGATTCTTGCGGGAGGCTGATCGCGATATCTGACCATTGATCGGAGAGTCTGGCTAGGAACTGGTTCTCGGAGAGATCATCTGCTGGAAAAATAAGGTTTATCGGTTTCGGTtgaggaggagagagaagcAGAGGAGGGAGTGACGGAGGATAAACGGAGGTTTATCGAAGACAAAGATTAGCGCATACGATGACcaatatatatcacataatCTTCTggcccacttttttttttttttaaacttaaTATCTGAAAGTCTAATTAGACCTTGACTAATCTAATCAAATTAGGTCAGTCCATTAAGAGGTAAAATTCTCATAAcgtgaattttttacattcacaagGACTATTCGAGACTTTACTAAAGCGAAAATAAGTATTAAACCATTTGAATAGACGCACGTTTGATTAGCCCACATTTTTCCacagggaaaaaaagataaaataaattaaaaatctttttgtttttctaagAAAAATATTGGGACCTAGTTTTTTCAGATAAGAATTGGGCTTGCAGAAAATGAACTTCTATTTGCAGGCTAGACGGGTTGTGAGGTTTTTCACATATAACAAGTACTTTAGATTTTCATTCCTTTTTATCTCTTTTCTAGGGTTACCATTACTCGAGTTTAAATCTAGTATATCTCTTTTCTAGATTTTCAttcctttttatctttttatctcTTTTCTTGGATTAGTTCAAGCGGTTCAGCACATATTCTGCTTAAGCAATGTCTTGGATTCGAGTAattgtgaatgtagaaaattcacactgagagaattgttaaaaattgTGTCTTGAATTTTGACCCAACTCTGTTTACTAGTTTGTGGATTTAGACATCTATCATTGGTGAGAGAATATTTTGAGAGTCTTGTATTTATAGTTATTTTCGATAGAGATCAAATAGGAATTTTTCATTGAGAATGAATTGggatactatatatatgtatcgaGATCCTTGATGTAAAGTGCATGGGCGTTTAGAGAGTGAGATTTTTCTTGAGATGGATATATCTTTGAGGATTAGGGCTCCTTGTTTGTAGTCGGCCATTGCGCCTGTGTGGGACGCACTCGTATTGTACTTCATTGCATGATTGTTGTTGGTTAAGAAGTCACTGTCGAGTCTCATTTGTCTGTGGATGTttcctttaaatatttccACAACGTTTGAGGGTTTATCACGTATATTTTGTGCATTTTCTTCTTACTTCCGCATTTTCTTCGTTGATTGTTGAGTCAATTCTCAACAAGAGCTTTATCTCTTAGTGGGTCGACTTGACTTGACTGGATTAATCTAGGTCCAATTGCTCTTCTGGATATCGagattcaaaaaaaaaaatctagtcTAATCCATCCTGGATTGGTCCAAAAGGGCTAATTATGCTAGGAACATACATTAATGAGAGTCATTTATAGGGTGTCTTCGCAAAGTTTGACCTGAAATcttaaggaaaataataaactcCTTACCATCTGGTCGAATTTCttatttactcttttttcttttagtaaAAAGTCAACTTTAGTTCACCACTTTTGGTACCTTCTCTATTTCGTCctaaccttttcttttttgaaccttattctcaatttttttttcagtgtatACCTTAATATTCATAAATTTACTGGATCTCGATTAATCTAGTTCGAGTTAGGTCGATCcattaagaggtaaaactctcacatcgtagattttttccaattataaaatttgaattcaagACTTTacttaaggaaaaaaaactaaattatgTGAACCAACCAACGTTGATTATCCTCAACTCCTTTGGGTTTGTTTAGTTTTAGTCATGCCATCAATTTTTTCCTTCTACAAGTCTAGCCTTGAATACAATAAATAATtctcaataattaaaaatctaATGAAAAAAGGAAGGGAATGGTTAGAATGGGAAGAGAGGGAAGGGGCAGTGCGAGTCTAGCCGGCAAGTACTGGTCCCCCTCAGAGGTTGCCAATGGTCAAGCTCGAGATTTTAGGTTGATAGTGGGGTAAATAGCTTTTAAATTCAGTAAAACTTTTACATAGTATCAAAATAGATTTCACGTATCCGCAGGACTGCATAAGATTTCACACACTTAGTCTCATGTCTCTTTGTCGAGCGCAATTAAGTGCACTCGTGTTGGTCACAAGGTGTAGAACACAGTCTTTTTAAATTGAACCGTGGAGAAAAAGCTTGCCTCGTAGGCAATTGTTTCCCCTCTTGTCTTTGGAAAAGGAATGCCCACCTCGTGATTATGTCTTGAGCACGAAAGTCGAATCCCCGACTCGTAGTCAGTTCTTAAGAATGGGTGTTCAAGTCCACTTGCCACATGTAAGAGAAGTGTCAAAGTTTCACGTTGTCATGATAGGCCTactgaaaattttacatagtATCATAGTCTGACGGTGGGACTTGTTGACGATGAGATAACAAAGATGACAACAACATATCGTTGAAGTAAAAAAGACTAAAATCATTCTCTTCCGACCTCTGAAATCGGATGCTCAAACTGTTTTATGCAACCTTTGAAGGCAAAATGCCTCAATTCAACCATTATTCTTTGAGCTCCGAAGCCAAGGAGCTTAAGTCGGTTTCTCATGATTGTTGGGCAAGGTGCTTAAGTCAATTTATAGTCATTATCTGCCGCTGCAAGGAGCACATTAAACGTCAAACTTGTCTTTCCATGCAAGACTGAGCATTTTCATTGTGCCGCATGCTCATCTTAGAGAGAGTGTGAGAggcattttttttctcgataTTTTAGGAATTAGAATATTTGAATAAGATTGCACCAGATCAATCAGATTAGGGATTTATTTCAGATTTTTCAATATCTTATTGATGTCATCTTATCATTTTAAGATTATATATTCTCTAA of the Punica granatum isolate Tunisia-2019 chromosome 6, ASM765513v2, whole genome shotgun sequence genome contains:
- the LOC116210094 gene encoding GATA transcription factor 23-like, which produces MKNTQVPECVECHTTKTPMWRGGPAGPRSLCNACGIKYRKRNRGLLGSENRVSKKTSEDSNSSSSNSRGKQRWKLREEEEAAILLMALSCGSVSA